In the genome of Halobacterium noricense, one region contains:
- the mfnA gene encoding tyrosine decarboxylase MfnA, protein MPRAEPTPTPQNFERVLSSMCTEPHPAAREAAVAFLADNPGDPATYPAVADLETEAVDTLGEVVGLDHPHGYVGSGGTEANIQAVRAARNLADGDVNVVAPESAHFSFQKAADVLDVELRLVPTDDDHRADVDSVLDLADDDTALVVGVAGTTEYGRVDPIPALADVAADVDARLHVDAAWGGFVLPFTDHEWSFADAPVDTMTIDPHKMGQAPIPAGGFLARDAETLDALAIDTPYLESDTQPTLGGTRSGAGVAGTHAALDALWPDGYRDQYERSQANADYLAAELDAHGYDVVDPVLPLVAADLPDAEFEALRDEGWRISRTGTGELRVVCMPHVTRELLDDFLAALSGVGNV, encoded by the coding sequence ATGCCACGCGCGGAGCCGACGCCCACCCCGCAGAACTTCGAGCGCGTGCTCTCCTCGATGTGTACGGAGCCCCACCCGGCCGCCCGCGAGGCCGCGGTGGCGTTCCTCGCCGACAATCCCGGCGACCCCGCCACCTACCCCGCCGTCGCGGACCTCGAAACCGAAGCGGTCGACACTCTCGGCGAAGTCGTCGGGCTCGACCACCCGCACGGCTACGTCGGCTCCGGCGGCACCGAGGCGAACATCCAAGCGGTTCGTGCCGCCCGCAATCTCGCCGACGGCGACGTGAACGTTGTTGCGCCCGAGAGCGCGCACTTCAGTTTCCAGAAGGCCGCCGACGTGCTCGACGTCGAACTCCGGCTCGTGCCCACGGACGACGACCACCGCGCGGACGTGGACAGCGTCCTCGACCTCGCGGACGACGACACCGCGCTCGTCGTCGGCGTCGCCGGCACGACGGAGTACGGCCGCGTCGACCCGATTCCCGCGCTCGCGGACGTCGCCGCGGACGTGGACGCGCGCCTCCACGTCGACGCCGCGTGGGGCGGGTTCGTCCTCCCGTTCACCGACCACGAGTGGAGTTTCGCGGACGCGCCCGTCGACACGATGACCATCGACCCCCACAAGATGGGGCAAGCGCCGATTCCCGCCGGCGGCTTCCTCGCGCGGGACGCCGAGACGCTGGACGCGCTCGCCATCGACACTCCCTACCTCGAATCCGACACGCAGCCGACGCTCGGCGGCACGCGCTCGGGCGCGGGCGTCGCCGGCACCCACGCCGCCCTCGACGCCCTCTGGCCGGACGGCTACCGCGACCAGTACGAGCGCTCGCAGGCCAACGCCGACTACCTCGCCGCGGAACTCGACGCCCACGGCTACGACGTCGTCGACCCCGTGCTCCCGCTGGTCGCTGCGGACCTCCCGGACGCCGAGTTCGAGGCGCTCCGCGACGAGGGCTGGCGCATCTCCCGCACGGGCACCGGCGAACTCCGCGTCGTCTGCATGCCCCACGTCACCCGCGAACTGCTCGACGACTTCCTCGCGGCGCTGTCCGGTGTCGGTAACGTTTAA
- a CDS encoding VTT domain-containing protein, whose product MLSSVLLALSIDLSAVEGAVRAATGWPGLGIIFVYSFLIAFVLPLPSEVVLCPAGYVCGSAATLGLGLPGPVLVGIVVVVSGVGKSLGSVIALSVGHGASHSSVVVRALRRLGFDPVEWSKTRMVDLVQTYGYYGMAVGLSVPFFPDTISLYAFSVIEKDYRRFALATFAGSVGRLAITVALIEGVLFVA is encoded by the coding sequence GTGCTCTCGTCCGTCCTGCTCGCGCTCTCCATCGACCTGAGCGCCGTCGAGGGAGCGGTCCGTGCCGCGACGGGCTGGCCGGGACTCGGCATCATCTTCGTCTACTCGTTTCTCATCGCGTTCGTCCTCCCACTGCCCAGCGAGGTCGTGTTGTGTCCCGCGGGCTACGTCTGCGGGAGCGCCGCGACGCTCGGCCTCGGCCTCCCCGGCCCCGTACTCGTCGGAATCGTCGTCGTGGTCAGCGGCGTCGGGAAGTCCCTCGGCAGCGTCATCGCGCTCTCGGTCGGCCACGGTGCCAGCCACTCCAGCGTCGTCGTGCGCGCGCTCCGCCGGCTCGGCTTCGACCCCGTCGAGTGGTCGAAGACTCGCATGGTTGACCTCGTTCAGACGTACGGCTACTACGGGATGGCCGTCGGGCTCAGTGTGCCGTTCTTCCCGGACACCATCTCGCTGTACGCGTTCTCCGTCATCGAGAAGGACTACCGGCGGTTCGCGCTCGCGACGTTCGCCGGCAGCGTCGGCCGCCTCGCAATCACCGTCGCGCTCATCGAGGGCGTGCTGTTCGTCGCGTGA
- a CDS encoding M48 family metallopeptidase, producing MLAYHAVFVLLVAGSTGFFVALAALNVRHADRAVRERTEWLADTVGVDDPEELLDYHRLTTAASQLQSVVVLGVVLLVLYTGLFGDAVAAVHETIGNDLLAGVAVFVGAALAMQALRVPFDAFETFAVEDAFDFNEQSPKLFVRDKLVSTAFAVVLVAALGAAVLFVVEAFPEWWWLAATGVVGVFLLATQIIVPRVFLPLFYDFEPVEDSSLRDAVDDVFERAGFTCDDVYVMNASSRSGHSNAFFTGFGATKRVVLFDTLVDQLDETELQSVLAHELAHWKEGHIWQGMAASVVQAGILLFVAQFLVESSWLYAMFGAPEVPAAGLLLAALWVEPVSQFASPLSNRLWLANEREADAFAVDVMDGGQPLAGALAALTSENLGNPFPHPLYETFHYQHPPVPERIRYLAED from the coding sequence ATGCTCGCGTACCACGCCGTCTTCGTGCTGTTGGTCGCCGGGTCGACCGGCTTCTTCGTCGCGCTCGCCGCGCTGAACGTCCGGCACGCCGACCGCGCGGTCCGTGAGCGCACCGAGTGGCTGGCCGACACCGTCGGCGTCGACGACCCCGAGGAGCTACTGGACTACCATCGGCTGACGACCGCCGCCAGCCAACTGCAGAGCGTCGTCGTGCTCGGCGTCGTCCTGCTCGTGCTCTACACTGGCCTGTTCGGCGACGCCGTCGCCGCCGTCCACGAGACAATCGGGAACGACCTGCTCGCCGGCGTCGCGGTGTTCGTCGGCGCGGCGCTCGCGATGCAGGCGCTCCGCGTGCCGTTCGACGCCTTCGAGACGTTCGCCGTCGAGGACGCGTTCGACTTCAACGAGCAGTCTCCGAAACTGTTCGTCCGCGACAAACTCGTCAGCACCGCCTTCGCCGTCGTCCTCGTCGCCGCGCTCGGCGCTGCCGTGCTGTTCGTCGTCGAGGCGTTCCCCGAGTGGTGGTGGCTCGCTGCCACCGGCGTCGTCGGCGTCTTCCTGCTCGCCACCCAGATTATCGTCCCGCGCGTGTTCCTGCCGCTGTTCTACGACTTCGAGCCGGTCGAAGATTCGAGTCTGCGCGACGCCGTCGACGACGTCTTCGAGCGCGCCGGTTTCACCTGCGACGACGTCTACGTGATGAACGCGAGCTCGCGCTCGGGCCACTCGAACGCGTTCTTCACGGGCTTCGGCGCGACCAAGCGCGTCGTCCTCTTCGACACGCTCGTCGACCAGCTCGACGAGACCGAACTCCAGAGCGTGCTCGCGCACGAACTCGCGCACTGGAAGGAGGGGCACATCTGGCAGGGGATGGCCGCCAGCGTCGTGCAGGCCGGCATCCTGCTGTTCGTCGCGCAGTTCCTCGTGGAGTCGTCGTGGCTGTACGCGATGTTCGGCGCACCCGAGGTGCCCGCCGCGGGCCTGCTGCTCGCGGCGCTGTGGGTCGAACCAGTGAGCCAGTTCGCCAGCCCGCTCTCGAACCGCCTCTGGCTCGCCAACGAGCGCGAAGCCGACGCGTTCGCCGTGGACGTGATGGACGGCGGCCAGCCGCTCGCGGGCGCGCTCGCTGCGCTCACCAGTGAGAACCTCGGCAACCCGTTCCCGCACCCGCTGTACGAGACGTTCCACTACCAGCACCCGCCCGTCCCCGAGCGCATCCGCTACCTCGCGGAAGACTGA